The following nucleotide sequence is from Candidatus Bipolaricaulis sibiricus.
CGCGTGTTCTCGTCTACCAGGATTGCCACGTTCTCCCCCTTCTCCGCCGAAGGATAGCACGTCGGGGGAGGGTCCGCCTCAGCCTGAACGGGCATAGGTTGACAGGCACGGACACCGGATGTATAAACCGCTGCTCGCCATGATCTCATATGTAGTACGGCGGCTCCTGTGGGCGATCCCGGTTCTTCTCGCGATCATGGTGGTTACGTTCTTCCTGGCTCGTGCGATCCCGGGAGGCCCGTTCGACTTCCGGGGTGAGAAACAGCTCCCGGAGACGATTCGCAAGAACCTGGAGAAGAAGTACGGCCTGGACCGCCCTTTGCACGAGCAACTGGGCCGCTGGATCTGGGACGCGATCCGGTTCGACTTCGGCCCCTCCTATGCCTCACGCGCACAGACCGTCAACGACATCTTGGCCCGGACGTTCCCGATCTCCTTCCAGCTGGGAGTCCTTGCCCTTCTGCTTGCGCTGTGCATCGGCATCCCGATGGGAACGATTGCGGCCATGAAGCAGAACTCGATCATCGACTACGGGGCAACGTTTGTGGCCATTCTCGGTGTGTCCATGCCCACGATGGTCATTGGTCCGCTGCTGATGTGGGTGTTTGCCCTCATCCTGGGGTGGCTGCCGGCAGCCCGCTGGGGAACCGACTACACGCAGCTCTACCTGGGGTTCTTCCCGAACATCTTCTCGAGCAAGTTCTGGCTCCACGCGATTCTGCCCTCGGTCACGCTCGGGCTGGCCTACTCGGCATCCATCGCTCGGCTCACGCGGGCCAGCCTTCTGCAGGTGATCCGCGAGGACTACATGCGCACGGCATCTGCCAAGGGCCTGCCGCAGCGGCGGGTGATCATCCTCCACGGACTGCGAAACAGCCTGATCCCCGTGGCGACGGTGCTGGGGCCCATGTTCGCGGGGATCGTGACGGGCAGCATGGTTGTGGAACAGATCTTCGGAATCGCCGGGATGGGGAAGTACTTCGTGACCTCGGTGACGAACCGAGACTACCCCCTGATCATGGGAGCCGTTCTCCTCTACTCGGTGCTCCTTGTTGCTGCCAACTTGCTCGTGGACATCAGCTACGCCTGGCTTGATCCGAGGATTCGGTACGACTGACCATGGCTCGCCTGCGACGACGTCGCGAGTTCGAGGAGCTACGGGGGCGCAGTCCCCTTCAAGACGCATTTCGACGCCTGT
It contains:
- a CDS encoding Oligopeptide transport system permease protein OppB, whose amino-acid sequence is MYKPLLAMISYVVRRLLWAIPVLLAIMVVTFFLARAIPGGPFDFRGEKQLPETIRKNLEKKYGLDRPLHEQLGRWIWDAIRFDFGPSYASRAQTVNDILARTFPISFQLGVLALLLALCIGIPMGTIAAMKQNSIIDYGATFVAILGVSMPTMVIGPLLMWVFALILGWLPAARWGTDYTQLYLGFFPNIFSSKFWLHAILPSVTLGLAYSASIARLTRASLLQVIREDYMRTASAKGLPQRRVIILHGLRNSLIPVATVLGPMFAGIVTGSMVVEQIFGIAGMGKYFVTSVTNRDYPLIMGAVLLYSVLLVAANLLVDISYAWLDPRIRYD